The nucleotide window CCGCCCCACATTTGCGACGCGGCTTACAGGGCGATGCAGGAAGGCCAGACGCGTTATCCGCCCACCGCCGGCACCGCCGCGCTGCGCGCCGCCATTGCCGAGAAGGCAGGGGTCGAGCCGGGCAATGTCATTGTCGCCACCGGCGCGAAACAGGTGCTGGCCGACATGTTCCTGGCCACGCTGAACGCCGGGGACGAGGTCATCGTGCCGGCGCCGTACTGGACGAGCTATTCCGACATCGTCGCCTTGTCGGGCGGTGAAACGGTCCTTGTGCGATGCGGGGCCGAGGCGGGGTTCAAGATGACGCCGGCGCAGCTCGAGGCCGCGATCACGCCGCGCACGCGCTGGGTGCTGCTCAATTCGCCGTCGAACCCCTCGGGCGCTGTCTATACCGCCGCCGAACTGGCCGCCCTCGGAAAAGTCCTGGCGCGGCATCCCCATGTCTGGATTGCCTCTGACGAGATTTACGACCTGATCTGCTATGTGCCCTTTACCTCGTTCCGCGAGGCCTGCCCCGATCTGGCAGGGCGCACCATCGTGATCAACGGCGTGTCGAAAGCCCATGCCATGACAGGCTGGCGGATCGGCTGGGGCATTGCGCCGGCGGATCTGGTCAAGGCCATGCTGGCCGTGCAGGGGCAGATAACATCGGGCGCCTGTTCGATCGCGCAGGCCGCCGCATTGGAAGCGGTCACGGGGAAGCAGAGCCATATCCCGGAGCGCCGGGACGCGTTCCGCGACCGCCGCGATTTCGTGGTGGCCGCGCTTGATGCCATTCCCGGGATTTCCTGCCCGATGCCAGACGGGGCCTTCTACGTTTTCCCGTCCTGCGAGGCGGTGCTTGGGCAAGTCACACCGGACGGAAAGCTGCTGGAGACGGATGAGGGCTTCTGCGCCTACGTCCTGGCTGCGACGGGGCTTGCCATCGTGCCCGGCCGGGCCTTCGGGTTGCCCGGGCATTTCCGTCTTTCCTACGCCTACGCGCGCGCCGATCTCGAGGATGGTTGCGCACGTCTGAATCGGGCCGTCGCCGGCCTGATCCCGAACCAAAGGACAGCTTCATGAAATATCAAGACATTCTCGACGCCTGCGGCCTGACGGCCGCGCAAACCACCGGCGGTACGCTTTCGGTCACCACGCCTGTGGATGGCAGCGAAATCGCCCGGGTTCCGATGCACACGGTGGCCGACGCGGACGCCGCCATCGCCAAGGGCGTCGAGGCGTTCAACGCGTGGCGCAAGGTGCCGGCGCCGCGGCGCGGGGAACTGGTGCGTCTTCTGGGCGAAGAGCTGCGCCGCGAAAAGGAGAACCTTGGCCGCCTCGTGTCGCTGGAATGCGGCAAGATCTACCAGGAGGGACTGGGCGAGGTTCAGGAGATGATCGACATCTGTGACTTCGCGGTCGGCCTGTCGCGGCAGCTTTACGGTCTGACCATCGCGTCGGAGCGTCCGGGCCACTCCATGCGCGAAACCTGGCATCCGCTGGGGGTTTGCGGGGTCATCACCGCGTTCAACTTCCCGGCCGCGCCTTGGTGCTGGAATGCCGCGCTCGCACTGGTGTGCGGCGATCCCGTTCTTGCCAAGCCGTCGGAAAAGACGCCGCTGACCCAGCTTGCAATCCAGGAAATCTGCGACCGGGCCATGAAGGCATTCGGCGACGATGCGCCCGACGGCCTGATCCAGAGCCTGATCGGCGAGCGTGACCTGGGCGAGGTTCTGACTGCGTCCAGCGATGTTGCGATCATCTCGGCCACGGGGTCCGTGCCCATGGGCAAGGCGGTCGCGGCGGATATGTCCAAGCGTCTGGGCAAGACGATCCTCGAACTGGGCGGGAACAATGCGATGATCGTGGCCCCGTCTGCGGATCTGGAAATGGCCGTGCGGGCGATTGTCTTTTCGGCCGTCGGCACCGCGGGTCAACGCTGCACGTCGCTGCGCCGCCTGATCGTTCACGAAGACATCTACGACGAGCTGATCCCGCGTCTGACCAAGGTCTATGAAGGGCTTTCCATCGGCAGCCCGCTGGACCAGGGCACACTTGTCGGTCCTCTTATCGACGCAGTCGCGATGACGGCGATGGAAAAGGCGCTGGAACAGGCCAAGGCGGAAGGCGGCACCGTGCATGGCGGTGGTCGGGCGCTGACGGACCAGTACCCCGATGCGGCCTATGCGGCGCCAGCCATCGTCGAGATGCCGGAGCAGAGCGGGATCGTGCACACGGAAACCTTTGCGCCCATCCTTTACGTGGTGAAGTACAAGGACCTCGATGAGGCCATCGGGATGCAGAATGCCGTGCCGCAGGGGCTGTCCTCGTGCATCTTTTCGACCGATGTGCGCGAGACCGAGCATTTCCTGTCGGCCCAGGGGTCTGACTGTGGCATCGCCAACGTCAATATCGGCCCGTCCGGTGCGGAAATCGGCGGGGCGTTCGGCGGTGAAAAGGAAACCGGGGGCGGTCGCGAAAGCGGATCGGACGCGTGGCGCGCCTACATGCGCCGTCAGACCAGCACGGTGAACTACTCGCGAGAACTTCCCCTGGCGCAGGGCATTTCTTTCGAGATATGACACACGCCCCGCGCCTGGACAGCCTGTGGTCCGAAACGGCCCCCGAACGGACCCGCTACGCGCCTTTGAACGAGGCGATCACCGTCGATGTCGTGGTGATCGGCGGCGGGTTCACCGGGGTGTCGGCGGCCTATCACCTGGCCGCCGGGGGCGCTTCGGTGGCGCTCCTGGAGGCGCGGACGATCGGGTTCGGCGGGTCGGGGCGCAATGTGGGGCTTGTCAACGCCGGGCTCTGGACGCCGCCCGATGAGGTGGAAGGGAAGATCGGAAAGACCACCGGCAGGCAGCTGAACGAATTGCTGGCTGGTGGGCCTTCGACCGTGTTCGACCTGATCGAAAAGCACCAGATCCGGTGTGAGGCGACGCGGCGG belongs to Roseovarius sp. THAF27 and includes:
- a CDS encoding pyridoxal phosphate-dependent aminotransferase, which gives rise to MLKKAERIDGMALSEIVAISEEAARLRAQGHDVLALSTGEPDFPTPPHICDAAYRAMQEGQTRYPPTAGTAALRAAIAEKAGVEPGNVIVATGAKQVLADMFLATLNAGDEVIVPAPYWTSYSDIVALSGGETVLVRCGAEAGFKMTPAQLEAAITPRTRWVLLNSPSNPSGAVYTAAELAALGKVLARHPHVWIASDEIYDLICYVPFTSFREACPDLAGRTIVINGVSKAHAMTGWRIGWGIAPADLVKAMLAVQGQITSGACSIAQAAALEAVTGKQSHIPERRDAFRDRRDFVVAALDAIPGISCPMPDGAFYVFPSCEAVLGQVTPDGKLLETDEGFCAYVLAATGLAIVPGRAFGLPGHFRLSYAYARADLEDGCARLNRAVAGLIPNQRTAS
- a CDS encoding aldehyde dehydrogenase family protein, encoding MKYQDILDACGLTAAQTTGGTLSVTTPVDGSEIARVPMHTVADADAAIAKGVEAFNAWRKVPAPRRGELVRLLGEELRREKENLGRLVSLECGKIYQEGLGEVQEMIDICDFAVGLSRQLYGLTIASERPGHSMRETWHPLGVCGVITAFNFPAAPWCWNAALALVCGDPVLAKPSEKTPLTQLAIQEICDRAMKAFGDDAPDGLIQSLIGERDLGEVLTASSDVAIISATGSVPMGKAVAADMSKRLGKTILELGGNNAMIVAPSADLEMAVRAIVFSAVGTAGQRCTSLRRLIVHEDIYDELIPRLTKVYEGLSIGSPLDQGTLVGPLIDAVAMTAMEKALEQAKAEGGTVHGGGRALTDQYPDAAYAAPAIVEMPEQSGIVHTETFAPILYVVKYKDLDEAIGMQNAVPQGLSSCIFSTDVRETEHFLSAQGSDCGIANVNIGPSGAEIGGAFGGEKETGGGRESGSDAWRAYMRRQTSTVNYSRELPLAQGISFEI